The genomic DNA TATGGCCCGCACGATAGCCATTTCCAATCAGAAAGGCGGGGTCGCCAAATCCACGACCGTCGTCAACCTGGGCGCGGCGCTCGCGCGGCTCGGCGTTCGAGTCTTGCTCGTCGACGTCGATATGGAGGGGCAGCTCGATCTCTGGATGAACGTCCAGCCGACAGCCACGCTCTACGATGTGATCGTCGGCAGCGTGGCGACACGGTCGGCGGTGGTCGCCCTCCGCGACCGCCTGGACCTGCTCGCGTCGGGCGGGCAGGAGCTGGCGCGGCATATCTTCCAGCTCCGCGATGCCCGCCAGGTGCCGCGGCTGCTGACCACCGTGCTGGCGCCGCTCCAGCGCAGCTACGACGTGATCCTGCTGGACTGCGCGCCGGGCCTCGATCCGCTGGCAATCGCCGCGTATGCCGCCGCCGACGAGGTGCTGATCCCGACGACGACCCAGCGGGCCGGGATCGACGGGATGGTCAAGCAGATCAACACGCTCGACGAGCTGCAGGAGGCGGGCTATCGCATGCAGATCAGCGGGATCATCCCGACGCTGTATGATCCGCAGGTGAAAGAGCATCGCTTCTGGCTTGAGCAGATCGAGCGGCAGTTTCCGGGTGCGGTCACGCCGCCGATTCGCCATGACGTGCGGCTGCAAGAGCTGCCGCGCCTGGGCCGGACGATCTTTGAGCACGCGCCGAGCAGCCGGGGTGCTGCCGACTATCTTGCATTGGCACGGAGGGTTGCAGATGGCTCCTAAACAAGCGTCGAATGAGCCGGAACAGACCGGTCGCACAGAGATCAACGTGCGCCGCAAAGGCGGCCTGGTCAAGCATGTCGTGACGCAGGCGTCACGTCAGGCACCGGAGGACCCGGATACGTTCGTCGATAAGACCTATAAGGTGCGCAAGCGGACCGTGGATCGCGTCAAGGAGCGGGCGCAGGCGGCGAACGTGGGCATCGGCGAGCTGGTGGACTGGGCGCTGACGAAGGTGCTGGATGATCTGGACGCCGGGACGCTGACCCTGCCGGTCGGCACGGTGCAGATCGAGGTGCCTGTGCTCGGCGGGCGGCGCGTCGGGCGGCCCGCCCTGCGGCGCATTGCCCAGGGAACCATCAAGCGGAACGAGCACGATCGAGAGGCGTAGGCCAGCGACGCCGTGATGTGCTCCCGCGCCGCCGCCTACTCCTCGTTCAGCCAGACCGCCGCCGCTGCCTTCGCCGCCGCGGTGGTTTCCGGATCGGTCGGCTCCTCAGTGGGAGCCGCGCCCGGCTGGGCCGACGGCGGGGGGCTCGTCGGCATCCAGAAGGGATCGATGGTCGTGCCCTGCTGCCACAGCCACCGGGCACGCACGATGTCGTAAAT from Herpetosiphonaceae bacterium includes the following:
- a CDS encoding ParA family protein, whose amino-acid sequence is MARTIAISNQKGGVAKSTTVVNLGAALARLGVRVLLVDVDMEGQLDLWMNVQPTATLYDVIVGSVATRSAVVALRDRLDLLASGGQELARHIFQLRDARQVPRLLTTVLAPLQRSYDVILLDCAPGLDPLAIAAYAAADEVLIPTTTQRAGIDGMVKQINTLDELQEAGYRMQISGIIPTLYDPQVKEHRFWLEQIERQFPGAVTPPIRHDVRLQELPRLGRTIFEHAPSSRGAADYLALARRVADGS